A window of Actinomadura viridis genomic DNA:
CGTCGCAGCCGGTCTCCTCGCCGAAGGTGAACACCAGCTGCGGCCCGGTCGCCTCCGGGTGCTCGCGGGCGTGCCGCACCGCCGCGGCGACCTGCGCGGCCACCCCGGCCTTCATGTCGCTGGCGCCGCGCCCCAGCAGCCGCCCATCGCGGATCTCGCCGCTCATCGGGTCGAACGACCACTCCTCCGCGCGGGCCGGGACGGTGTCCAGATGGCCGGTGAAGGTGATCGCCGGGGTGCCCGGGCCGTACCGGGCGATCAGGTTGGCGCGGCCCGCGACCGGCTCGTCCACGTGGACCCGGAACCCGGCGGCGCCGAGGACGCCGGCGACCAGGTCGGCGGCCGGCCGCTCGCCGCCCGCGCGGGTGTCCAGCCGGACCAGCCGCCGCGCGAGATCGACGGCCTCGCGGTCCATCGCCGCGCCGTTCTCCGCCGCGGGGCCGGTCACGAGGTCCCCTCCGCGGAGCGGGTGCTGTCCCGGATCACCAGTGACGGGACCAGGGCGATGTGGGCGCAGGGGTCGCGCGGGGCACCGCCGGCCGCGGACTCCGCGGCGGCGGCCAGCAGCCGGACCGCCTCGGCGGCGATCCGGTCGCGGGGCTGGTCCACGGTGGTCAGCGCGGGCTCGCTCAGGCGCGCGAACTCGATGTTGTCGAACCCGGTCACCTGCACGCGCCCCGGGACGTCGATCCCGTGCGCCCGGCAGGCGCGGGTGACGCCGAGCGCGATCAGGTCGTCGGCGCACACGATCGCGTCGGGCAGCGTGTCCAGGCCGGCGAGCCGGGCCACCGCGGCCTCACCCCACTCGACGGTGTAGTCGTCCAGCAGGATCCACTCCTCCCGGACGGTCATGCCCCGTTCCCCGGCGCGGCGCCGGAAGCCCGCCAGCCGCTGCTCGGTGGAGGAGTTGGTCAGCCGGGACCCCACGAAGGAGGCCGAGCGGGCGCCGCCCGCGTACAGGTGATCGATCACCTGGCGCATCGCGGCGATGTCGTCCACGCCGACCCAGTCGGTGTCCGTCCCGCCGACGAACCGGTCCAGCTGGACCAGCGGCAGCCGGTCGGCGGTCTCCTGCACGGCGGCTCCGCTGGCGGTGCCGTGGCTGGGGCTGACGATGATGCCGTCCACGCTGCGGGCCACGAGGGAGGCCAGCCGGCGCGCCTCCACCTCGGGGTCGGACTGGGCGTCGCACAGGAACAGCTCCTTGCCCTCCCGGCCCAGCGCGTGCTCGACGCTCTCCACCAGCGAGGTGAAGAACGGGTTGGTGATGCTCGGGACGACCATGCCCACGGTGTCGGTACGGCTGTTGCGCAGAGCGCGCGCGATCGAGTTGACCTGGTAGCCCAGCTCCTCGGCGGTCCGCCGGACGCGGCGCCGCATCTCCGGCGACACCTGGCCGCGCCCCGACAGCACGCGGGACACCGTCGCGGTCGACACCCCGGCGTGCCGTGCCACCTCGGAGATGGTGACCCGGCCCTGACCTTGCCCCTCAGCCCGGTGCAATCGTTTACCTCCATGAAACGATCCGCAACCGGAACTTCATCGGTTGCCCCTTGCTCGCCTGAGTATAGGCCCTTGACTGCCTGCGGATATATACCTACGGTTCATTCCAACCTCGACTGCAATCGATTACAGCAACAGAGCGGAGAGACGGGATGACGGAGACCTCCGGGGGCGGACGCGGGCTGGGCGTCTTCCCGCCCAAGCCGAACGCGATCAAGGAACTGTTCGGCACCGCGAAGGCCCTCATCGGCGCCGTCCACCTGCCGCCGCTGCCGGGCAGCCCGCACTACGAGGGCGTCCCGCTCGACGAGATCTCCGCGTTCGCGGTCGAGGAGGCGCGCGGGTACCTCGGCAACGGGTTCCACGGCGTCATCGTCGAGAACCACTGGGACATCCCCTTCCTGAAGCCCGGCGAGCACGGGTACGAGACCGCCGCCTCGATGGCCGTGGTGACCCAGCGGGTGCGCGAGGCCACCGCCGGATCGGTCGGCGTCAGCGTCCTGTCCAACGCCGCCGAGTGCTCCATCGCCTCGGCCTGGGCGGGCGGCGCCGGGTTCGTCCGGGTCAACCAGTGGGCCAACGCCTACGTCGCCAACGAGGGCATCATCGAGGGCCAGTCCGCCAGGGCCACCCGCTACCGCAGCCGGATCGGCGCCAAGCCGGTCAAGGTCTTCGCCGACGTGCACGTCAAGCACGGCTCGCACTCCATCGTCGCCGACCGCTCGCTGGCCGAGCAGACCGAGGACGCGGAGTTCTTCGACGCCGACGTGCTGATCGCCACCGGCTCCCGCACCGGGGACGCGGCGGCCCTGGACGAGGTCGAGGGCATCGCCGCCGCCACCGTCCTGCCGGTGATCATCGGCTCCGGCATCAGCGCCGCCAACATCGGCGGGCTGCTGCCCGCCTGCGACGGCGTGATCGTGGCCTCCTCCGTCAAGGACAACGGCCGCTGGTGGGGCAGGGTCGACCCGGCCCGGGTGCGCGAGCTGGCCGGGGCCGCCCGCAAGGCCGGTGCCGAGCTTCCATGATCGTCTTCTGTGGCTACGCCAACAGCGACCTGACCGTCAGCGTGCCGGAACTGCCCGCCGCCGGCGCCCGCGTCCAGGCCACCCGGCTCGACCGGGGGGACGGCGGGATGGGCGCCAACGCCGCGGTGGCGGCGGCCCGGGCGGGCGCCGACGCGCGGTTCGCCGGGGTGGTGGGCGGCGACCCGCTGAGCGAGGCGTTCCTGAGCGCCCTGGCCGCGGACGGCGTGGAGGTGTCCTGGACGGCCCGTACCGGCGCCCTGACCACCTCGGTTATCCTGCTCACGCCGGACGGGGAACGTTCCATCATCAGCCAGGACGACGATCTGGGCACCGGCCATGTGACCCGGGTCGTCGACGCCGCGGCGGCGGCCGGGGCCGGCTGGCTCTACCTCGACGGCTACCGCTTCCCCGAGGCCGCGTCCGTGGTCGCCGGGGCCCGGGACGGGGGCGCCGGGGCGCCGCGCGTCCTGGTGGACCTGGACGGGGCCGACACGGCGGAGGCCGTGCGCGCGGCGCTGGCGGTCGCCGACCACGCGATCGTCGGCCGGGAGCAGGCGACCCGGCTGCTGGGCGGCGACGCCGCGCTCGCCGAGGCGGCCGCCGTCCACGCCGTGCACCTGGTCGTCACCGACGGGCCGCGAGGCTGGACGCTGCTGACCCCGTCGGGGGAACGGCACGACGGGCGCGCGATCAGCGTGACCACCGTGGACGCCACCGGCGCCGGCGACTGCTTCGCCGGCACCTACGGCGCCGAACTGGACCGCGGCGCGGCCCCGGTCGAGGCGGCCCGGTTCGCGGCCGTCGCGGCGGGCCTGTCGTGCACCAGGCCGGGCGCGCGGGACGGGCTGCCGCGCCGCGCCGCCGTCCTGGACTACCTGAACACCCACCGCCCCGAGACCGGTCACGCCGTGGCAGGTCACCCCGCAGACGCTCATCGTGAGCAGCCCCGCGCGGCCACCCCGCATCGCGCATCCGCCGGCGCCGAGGGACCCGAGGGACCCGAGGGAGAGGACCCAAGATGAAGAAGATGGTGACGGCCCTGGTCGCGCTCAGCCTGGCGGCCACGACCGTGGGCTGCGACGCCCAGGCCCGCAAGGAGACCGAGTCCGACCAGAAGGCGACGCAGGCGGGCCCGCCGCCGCCCGCCAAGGTCGCCCAGTCCTGCCAGGTGCAGGGCCGCGCGCCCAAGATCGGAATCGTCACGATCAACCTGCAGGCGCTGTTCTTCAACCAGATCAACACCGGTGCCAAGGCGGTCGCCGACAAGGCCGGCGCCCAGGTGCAGATCGTCAACGGCAACGACGACGCCACCGCCCAGGCCAACGCCATCGACGACCTGGTGGCCAACAAGTACGACGCGATCATCGTGGACGCCATCGACACCGAGGGCATCAAGCCCGCCGTCCGCCGCGCGCACGCGGCCGGCGTCCCGGTCGTCGCGGTGGACGCCACGGTCAAGGACCCGGCGGTCTCCACCCAGGTCGGCGTCGCCAACGCCGAGGGCGGCCGGCAGCTGGGCGACTTCCTGCTCAAGCTCAGCGGCGGCAAGGGCGACATCGGCGTCGTCGGCGCGCTCAACAGCACCATCCAGCTGGAGCGGCAGAAGGGCTTCACCGACACCGTCACCGCCAAGGGCATGAAGATCAAGACGGTGGTGGACGGCCGCAACATCCAGGAGAACGCGCAGAACGCCGCCGAGAACCTCCTCACCGGCAACCCGGACCTGCCCTACGCCTACGCCACCGGCGAGCCCGCGCTGATCGGCCTGGCCGCCGCGGTCGGCTCGCAGCAGCGCACCGGCAACATCAAGGTCGTCGGCTGGGACCTGTCCTCCCAGGCGGTCGACGGGCTGCGGGCCGGCTGGATCGTCGGCGTCGTCCAGCAGAACACCTTCAGGTTCGGCCACGAGGCCATGAACGCCGCGATCGACCTGGCCTGCGACCGGCCCTCGCCCAAGGACGTCCCGGTCCCCACGCAGATCGTGACGCCGCAGAACGTGCAGGACTACCTGTACTACCTCGGGAAGTGAGCGATGAGTGACACACCGCTGGTGAGCCTGCGCGGCATCACCAAGTCCTTCGGGGCGGTGAAATCCCTGCAGGGCGTCGACCTGACCCTGCGGCCGGGGGAGGTCCTCGGCCTGGTCGGCGACAACGGCGCGGGCAAGTCCACGCTGATGAAGGTCCTGGCCGGGGCGCTGCGGCACGACTCGGGGACGATCGCCATCGACGGCCGCGAGGTCCGTTTCACCAGCCCCGCCGACGCCCGCGCCGAGCGGATCGGGATCGTCTACCAGGACCTGGCGCTGTGCGACACCCTCGACGTCGCGCACAACCTGTTCCTGGGGCGCGAGCCGCGGCGCGGCCCGTTCATCGACCGCCGCAGGATGCACCACCAGGCCGCCGAGATGCTGTCGGACCTGCACGTGCGGGTGCGCTCCACGCACCAGGAGATCGGCCACCTGTCCGGCGGGCAGCGGCAGGCGGTGGCGATCGCGCGGGCGGTCTCCTTCCAGCCGCGGGTGCTGATTCTGGACGAGCCCACCGCCGCGCTGGCGGTCGCGGAGGTCCGCCAGGTGCTGAGCATGATCCGCCGGGTCGCCCGGCAGGGCGTGGGGGTCATCCTGATCACCCACCGGCTGCAGGACCTCTTCGAGGTCTGCGACCGGATCACCGTGATGTACGAGGGCCGCAGCGTGGAGGACGAGGCCGTCGCCGACCTGGACATCGAACGGCTGGTCGGCATGATCACCAGGACGAACGCGGAAGGTTCGGCGGCATGACCGAGCGCAGCGAGGGCATGAGCGCCTGCTTGTGCCGGGGGGTGTGGGGGGTCGGCCCCCCACAGGGAGGACGCATGACCGAGCGCAGCGAGGGCATGAGCGCCTGCTTGTGCCGGGGGGTGTGGGGGGCCGCCCCCCACGGGGAGGACGCATGACCGAGCGGAGCGTGGAGACCACCGTCCGGAGCGGCGGCACCGTGACGGCCTCCGAGCCGAGCCTGTGGGAACGTGCCAACAAGGCGACGCTGGCGATGGCCGCCGTCACCGCGCTGGTGTTCGCCGGGTTCGGCCTGGCCGCCGACAACTTCCTCACCTTCGGGAACCTGTCCAACCTGGCCACCCAGGTGGCGATCACCCTGATCGTCGCGGTGGCGATGACGTTCGTGATCAGCACCGGCCAGATCGACCTGTCGGTGGGGTCCACGGTCGCGTTCGTCGCCGTGACCACCGCCGAGCTGCTGCGCGCGGGGTGGGACTCCTCCCTGGTCATCGTGGCGGGGCTGGCGGCCGGGCTGTTCTGGGGCGCGGTCAACGGCTGGCTGTCGGCGTACCAGAAGATCCCGCCGTTCATCGTCACGCTCGCCACCATGTCGGTGATCCGGGGCCTGGCACAGCTGTGGACGCAGGGATTCTCGGTCCCGATCGACAAGCGGCTGCTGGTGGCCAGGATCGGGGAGGCGGAGTTCCTCGGCTTCTCGGTGCTGGCCTGGATCGCGCTGGCCGTGGTGGTCGTGGGCGCGGTGGTGCTGTCCAGGATGCGGTTCGGCATCTACGTCAACGGCATCGGCTCCCAGGAGGAGTCGGTGCGCCGGGCGGGCGTGAACACCGACCGGATCAAGATGATCACGCTGATGCTCACCGGGGTGGCCGCCGGCGCGGCGGGCATCCTCACCGCCGCCCGGCTCGGCTCGGGCTCGGCCAACTCCGGCGAGATGTTCGAGCTGACCGTGATCACCGCGGTGGTGCTGGGCGGGACCAACCTGTTCGGCGGGCGCGGCACGGTCGTCGGCACCATCATCGGCGCCGTGATCACCGGGGTGATCGCCAACGGGCTGACCCTGCTGGGCGTGAGCCCGTTCCTGACGCCGATCATCACCGGCCTGGTGCTGATCGCCGCCATCTGGATCAACCTCCGCGGCCGTACGGTCTCCGACCTGTTCGCCCATCTGGGCCGAAGTCGATGACGAGCGTGACGACGGTGACCGGCCCCGTCCCCGCGGCGGGGCTCGGTCTCACCCTGACCCACGAGCACCTGTGGAACGACGTGCGCGCGGCGGTGACCCCGCCGGCCGATCCCGAGCTGGGCTTCCTGCGGGACGCCCTGACCTCCGCCGACCTGGCCTGGCTGCTGCGGGAGAACCCCTACGCCTGCCTGGACCACTGCGTGCTGGACGACACCGGCGCGATGCTGGCGGACCTGGCCGCCTTCGCGGGATCGGGCGGCGGCACGGTCGTGGACGTCACCCCGGCGGGCCTGGGCCGCGACCCCCGGGTGCTGCGCTCCCTGTCCGAACGCAGCGGGGTGCGCGTCGTCATGGGGTCGGGCTGGTACCTGGAGCGGTTCCATCCGCCGCACCTGTCCTCGGCCTCGGAGCGGGACCTGGCCGCCGAACTGGTGGCGGAGTTCACCGGGGGCGCGGACGGCACGGGCATCGCGCCGGGCGTGATCGGGGAGATCGGCGTCTCCGCGGACTTCACCCCGGCCGAGCGTCACGCGCTGCGCGCGGCGGCCCGCGCCCAGCGCGAGACGGGCGTTCCCCTCTACATCCACCTGCCCGGCTGGCGGCGCCGCGCCCACGAGGTGCTCGACATCGTCCTGGGCGACTACGGCGTGCCGCCCGGTGCCGTGGTCCTGTGCCACATGGACCCCTCGGGCGACGACCCCGGCTACCAGAACGCGGTGGCCGACCGGGGCGTGTGGCTGGAGTTCGACATGATCGGGATGCCGTACCTGTATCCCGGCGAGGGCCAGTCCCCGGCGCCGCACGAGACCGCGCGGGCGGTGGCCGGGCTCATCGGACGGGGGCACGCGCGGCGGCTGCTGCTGAGCCACGACGTCTTCCTCAAGGGCATGCTCACCCGGTACGGCGGCAACGGCTTCCGCTACGTGCCGACCCTGTTCGTCCAGCGCCTGGCCGGTCTCGGCGTCGCTCCCGAGACCGCCCACGACCTGCTGCGGGGCAACCCGGCCCGGCTGTTCGAGGCGGCCGCGTCCGGGGGCTGAGCCCCGCGTCCTCCAGCGCCGCCCGGCGCGATTGTTCCCGACAGTGCCACGAAGGAGTTCCCCATGAGCCGCGTCCTGATCGCAGGCGAGAGCTGGGTCACCCAGTCCACCCACATCAAGGGCGTGGACCACTTCACCACCAGCTCGTACGTCGTCGGCGTCGAGCCGTTGCGCAAGGCCCTGGAGAGCCGCGGCCACGAGGTGGTGCACCTGCCCGCGCACCTGGTCCCCGCCGAGTTCCCCGCCGACCTCTCCGGGTACGACGTCGTCGTCCTCTCCGACATCGGCGCCAACTCCCTCCAGCTCGCCCCCGAGGTGTTCGAGCGGGCGCGGGCGGGCGCCGACCGGCTCGCGGCGCTCCGCGCGTGGGTCTCCGCCGGCGGCGGGCTCCTCATGATCGGCGGTTACCTGTCCTTCACCGGCTTCGAGGGCAAGGCGGCGTTCCGCAACACCGTCCTGCACGAGGTGCTGCCGGTCGAGCTGCTCGCCGAGGACGACCGGGTCGAGCTGCCCGCGGGCGCCGCGGCCGCCGTGACCGACCCGTCCCACCCCGCGCTGGGCGGGGTCAGCGGGGCCTGGCCGGACCTGCTCGGCTACAACCGGGTGCGCCCGCGGGCCGCGACGAAGGTCCTGGCCACGCTGAACGAGGACCCGCTGGTGGCGGTCGCCGAGTACGGCCGGGGGCGTTCGGCGGTGTTCACCTCCGACTGCTCGCCGCACTGGGCCCCCACCGAGTTCTGCGAGGACTGGGACGGCTACGCCCGCGTCTTCGGCGGCCTGGTCGAATGGCTGGCCGCGTGAGCCCCCGTTCGCGGTGGCTCCTGGACGAATGCGCCGGCGCCCTGGACCGCGCCCTGGGGATGCGCTTCGTCCGGGAGGTCGGCGGCGGCGTGATCGGCGACCAGGCGTACGCCGACTACCTGCGGATCGAGGAGGAGTTCGTCGAGACGGCCACCCGCCTGCACGGCCTGGCGGTCTGGGACGCGCCCGACCGCGAGGCCCTGGAGCGCAACGCCCGTGCCGTCCACGCCCTCACGACCGAGCAGGTGGACTACTTCCGCGCGGCCAGGGCGGCCTGGCCGGTCCGGTCGGACCTGTCGGGCGCCGCGCTCGTCCAGGCCGGCCGCCTCTCCGAGTTCGCCCTGGACGCCGCGCGCTCCGGGGGGTACGCGGCGGTGACCACGACCCTGTTCGCCGCCGAGACCCTCTACCTCACCTGGTGCACGCGGGCGCACGAGGGGGGCGCGGTGCCGCCGGGGCCGATCGCCGACTGGGTCGCCCTGCACGCCCGCGACCCGTTCCGCTCGGGGGTGGCGGCGCTGGCCGCGCAGGTCGACACGCTCACCGTGCCGGGTTCCGTGCTGGCGGGCTGGTTCACCGGCATGCTGGACGCCGAGGTCGCGTTCCACGACGCGATCTACGTGTGAGGCGCCGGGCCGGGCGCGGACACCTTTCCGTGCCCGTCGCCCATTGATCACGTTCCGGCCCGGCTCTCGCCACCTGCGGTGGGGACGACGCTCCTCGCACGCCGTCCACCGCGGGAGCCGTCCATGCTGCGCAACGCCTTGACCGTACTCGCCGGTACCTTCCTGGGCACCGCCGTCCTGACGGCCCCGGCCCAGGCCGCGGTCCCGGCGGCCCGTCTGTTCCCGACGCCGACCAGGCCGGGCACTCCGAACAGTCCGAGCGCTCCGAGCACTCCGGGTAATCCGGACTCGCCGGAGGTGCCGCCGGGATTCGTCCCGCGTACCGACCCGCTCCCCGCCGGGCTGCGGGCGTCGCTGGCCACTCCGGCCAGGCCCGGCGGCAAGGCCGCGGGCCTGGTCATCGGCGGCGATCAGGGCAGCCGCCGGGTGGTCGTCATGAACGCGCGCACCCGGGCCTGGACGGCCGAGTCCGCGAAGTGGTCCTGGGCCCCCGGGGTGGCCAACGGCTTCGGCGACGTGGTGGCCGGATGGGGGCTGCCGTCCGACGTGCGGGTCCGTGCCGCCAAGGGGAAGAGGTACGTGCTCGCCGCGGACTCCAAGGGCTTCCTCGGGGCGGTCGCCTACCCCTCGGGGAGGCGGCTGTGGGCCACCGACACCGGTGTCCTGAGCAACCCCCACGCGGTCGAGCTGCTCCCCAACGGCAACGTCGCCGCCGCCGCGAGCACGGGCGGCTGGATCCGCGTGTACGCCGCGTCGCGGGGGCCCCACTCCCACGTCCACGCCGAGTACAGGCTGAGGGGCGGGCACGGCGTCCTGTGGGACCCGCGGCGCAAGGTCCTGTGGGCCCTCGGTGACGGCCATCTCGTCAGCCTCAAGGTGGGCGGGACGGCGGGCCGGCCCACCCTCACCGAGCACGGCAGGGTGGCCCTGCCCAGCCACGGCGGCCACGACCTGGCGCCCGTCTACGGGAACCGGGACCGGCTCTGGGTCACCACCAACCACGGCGTCTACCACTACAAGAAGTCGGCGAGATCCTTCACGACGGCGTACCGGCACGCCGGGAGCGTCGACGTGCCGATCGTCAAGGCGGTGGGCGACCACCCCCGCACCAAGCAGGTCGTGCTGACCAGGCCCAGCGCCGGGTGCGCCACGACGTGGTGCACCGACACCGCCGAGTTCTTCGGCGGGGGCCGCAGGGCCGCCGTCCGTACCCTCAAGGGCGCCCAGTTCTACAAGGTCCGCTGGTTCGCCCCCGCCTACCAGTGACCCGGCTGCCGCCGGCCGGCCCCGGTGCGATCGGCGCGGGGCCGGTCAGCCGGCCTTCTTGGCCGTACGGACGGTCTTCGCCAGATCCTCCAGGATCGGGGCGCAGCCCGCGTAGGAGAAGCGCGGCTCGGGCTGCCAGGGCACGACCTGCCCGGCCTTGACCGCGGGCAGGTCGCGCCAGGCGGGCTTGGCGGCCAGGTCCTTGGGCTGCAGGGCCTGGGTGCGGCTGTCGAGCAGGATCACATCGGCCCGGTACTTGCCGGCGTTCTCCCAGCTCAGCTCCTCGAAGTAGCCTTCCTTGCTCACCTTGTCCGGCACGATCAGGTCGACGCCCAGCTCCTTGAAGAAGATCAGGTCGGTGTTCTTCCCCGGGTTGGAGGCGTAGAAGAGGTCGGGGCTGCCGGAGGCGGCCAGCACCTTCAGCCCGCCCCTGGCCCGGGCGGCGGCCCGCAGCTCCTCGGCGGCCTTCTCGAAGCGGGCCTTGGCCTGCGTGACCTTGGGGGCGTTCAGGTCGGCGCCCAGCGCGGCGGCCAGCGCCGCGTACCGCTCGATCGGCCTGCGCAGCGACACCGCCCCGGTGGAGATGCCCAGCGAGGGGGCCAGCGCGAAGATCTTGTCCTTGCTCTCGGCCGGGACGTAGAAGAGGTCCTTGCCCACGAACACGTGGTCGACCAGCAGCTCGGGCCGGAGCCCGGCGTACTTCTCGATGTTGAACTCGCCGTAGGCGTTGCCGATGATCGTCAGCCGGTCCACCGGGACCTCGCCGACCTGGGGGTCCGGCGAGCCGTCGGCGCGCTTGGCCGGGCCGTACACGCCGACGATGCGGTCGGTGACGCCGAAGTCGTACAGGGCGGCGGCCGACCCGACGTAGGCCACCACCCGCCGGGGCGGGGCCTTCAGGGCGGCCCGCTCGCCGCGGTCGTCGGTGAAGGTCCAGGCGCCGCCCTCCGCCGCGGCGGTGTCCCCGCCGTCTTCGCCGCAGGCTCCGAGCAGGGCGCCGAGAGCGGCGGCGCCGCCCGCGGCCAGCAGGCCGCGCCGGGAGAGGGTGGACAGCGGGGGGATGGGGGCCTGCGGCATTGGAGCGTTCCTCCTGGAAGAGACGGTGATCGCGGATTAGGTTAACCTAACCTAAGTTGTTGTCCAGAGATCGGGATCACGTTCCCCCATGAGCCCTCCTGGTTCCCTCCGCGCGGCCGGGCTGCCGATCGCCGTCGCCGTGCTCCTCGCCGTCGTCCTGCTCAGCCTGGCGGTGGGCGCCCGCCCCCTGGCCCCGTCCCAGGTCTGGCGCGGCCTGTTCGAGGCCGGATCGGAGGGCTACACCGTCGTCCACCAGATGCGGCTCCCGCGCACGCTGCTGGGCCTGCTGGCGGGTACGGCGCTCGGCCTGGCCGGAGCCGTGATGCAGGCGGTGACCCGCAACCCCCTCGCCGACCCGGGCCTGCTCGGCATCAGCGCGGGGGCGTCGGCGGCGGTGGTGTCGGCGATCTCCTTCCTCGGCGTCGCGTCCTTCACCGGATACGTGTGGTTCGCGTTCGCGGGCGCCGGGGCCGTGGCGGTCCTGCTGTACGCGGTCGGCGGCGGGCGCGCCGCCACCCCCGCCCGCCTGGCGCTGGCCGGCGCGGCGCTCAACGCCGCGCTCTACTCCTACGTCAACGCGGTGCAGCTGCTCGACACCGCGTCGCTCGACCGGATGCGGTTCTGGACGGTCGGGTCGCTGGCCGCCGCGCATCCCGCCACGGTCCAGCGGATGGCGCCGTTCATCGCCGTCGGCGTGGTGCTGGCACTGGCGCTGGCCCGC
This region includes:
- a CDS encoding LacI family DNA-binding transcriptional regulator — protein: MARHAGVSTATVSRVLSGRGQVSPEMRRRVRRTAEELGYQVNSIARALRNSRTDTVGMVVPSITNPFFTSLVESVEHALGREGKELFLCDAQSDPEVEARRLASLVARSVDGIIVSPSHGTASGAAVQETADRLPLVQLDRFVGGTDTDWVGVDDIAAMRQVIDHLYAGGARSASFVGSRLTNSSTEQRLAGFRRRAGERGMTVREEWILLDDYTVEWGEAAVARLAGLDTLPDAIVCADDLIALGVTRACRAHGIDVPGRVQVTGFDNIEFARLSEPALTTVDQPRDRIAAEAVRLLAAAAESAAGGAPRDPCAHIALVPSLVIRDSTRSAEGTS
- a CDS encoding BtpA/SgcQ family protein, producing the protein MTETSGGGRGLGVFPPKPNAIKELFGTAKALIGAVHLPPLPGSPHYEGVPLDEISAFAVEEARGYLGNGFHGVIVENHWDIPFLKPGEHGYETAASMAVVTQRVREATAGSVGVSVLSNAAECSIASAWAGGAGFVRVNQWANAYVANEGIIEGQSARATRYRSRIGAKPVKVFADVHVKHGSHSIVADRSLAEQTEDAEFFDADVLIATGSRTGDAAALDEVEGIAAATVLPVIIGSGISAANIGGLLPACDGVIVASSVKDNGRWWGRVDPARVRELAGAARKAGAELP
- a CDS encoding carbohydrate kinase family protein; protein product: MIVFCGYANSDLTVSVPELPAAGARVQATRLDRGDGGMGANAAVAAARAGADARFAGVVGGDPLSEAFLSALAADGVEVSWTARTGALTTSVILLTPDGERSIISQDDDLGTGHVTRVVDAAAAAGAGWLYLDGYRFPEAASVVAGARDGGAGAPRVLVDLDGADTAEAVRAALAVADHAIVGREQATRLLGGDAALAEAAAVHAVHLVVTDGPRGWTLLTPSGERHDGRAISVTTVDATGAGDCFAGTYGAELDRGAAPVEAARFAAVAAGLSCTRPGARDGLPRRAAVLDYLNTHRPETGHAVAGHPADAHREQPRAATPHRASAGAEGPEGPEGEDPR
- a CDS encoding substrate-binding domain-containing protein encodes the protein MKKMVTALVALSLAATTVGCDAQARKETESDQKATQAGPPPPAKVAQSCQVQGRAPKIGIVTINLQALFFNQINTGAKAVADKAGAQVQIVNGNDDATAQANAIDDLVANKYDAIIVDAIDTEGIKPAVRRAHAAGVPVVAVDATVKDPAVSTQVGVANAEGGRQLGDFLLKLSGGKGDIGVVGALNSTIQLERQKGFTDTVTAKGMKIKTVVDGRNIQENAQNAAENLLTGNPDLPYAYATGEPALIGLAAAVGSQQRTGNIKVVGWDLSSQAVDGLRAGWIVGVVQQNTFRFGHEAMNAAIDLACDRPSPKDVPVPTQIVTPQNVQDYLYYLGK
- a CDS encoding ATP-binding cassette domain-containing protein — encoded protein: MSDTPLVSLRGITKSFGAVKSLQGVDLTLRPGEVLGLVGDNGAGKSTLMKVLAGALRHDSGTIAIDGREVRFTSPADARAERIGIVYQDLALCDTLDVAHNLFLGREPRRGPFIDRRRMHHQAAEMLSDLHVRVRSTHQEIGHLSGGQRQAVAIARAVSFQPRVLILDEPTAALAVAEVRQVLSMIRRVARQGVGVILITHRLQDLFEVCDRITVMYEGRSVEDEAVADLDIERLVGMITRTNAEGSAA
- a CDS encoding ABC transporter permease, which gives rise to MTERSVETTVRSGGTVTASEPSLWERANKATLAMAAVTALVFAGFGLAADNFLTFGNLSNLATQVAITLIVAVAMTFVISTGQIDLSVGSTVAFVAVTTAELLRAGWDSSLVIVAGLAAGLFWGAVNGWLSAYQKIPPFIVTLATMSVIRGLAQLWTQGFSVPIDKRLLVARIGEAEFLGFSVLAWIALAVVVVGAVVLSRMRFGIYVNGIGSQEESVRRAGVNTDRIKMITLMLTGVAAGAAGILTAARLGSGSANSGEMFELTVITAVVLGGTNLFGGRGTVVGTIIGAVITGVIANGLTLLGVSPFLTPIITGLVLIAAIWINLRGRTVSDLFAHLGRSR
- a CDS encoding phosphotriesterase-related protein, whose translation is MTTVTGPVPAAGLGLTLTHEHLWNDVRAAVTPPADPELGFLRDALTSADLAWLLRENPYACLDHCVLDDTGAMLADLAAFAGSGGGTVVDVTPAGLGRDPRVLRSLSERSGVRVVMGSGWYLERFHPPHLSSASERDLAAELVAEFTGGADGTGIAPGVIGEIGVSADFTPAERHALRAAARAQRETGVPLYIHLPGWRRRAHEVLDIVLGDYGVPPGAVVLCHMDPSGDDPGYQNAVADRGVWLEFDMIGMPYLYPGEGQSPAPHETARAVAGLIGRGHARRLLLSHDVFLKGMLTRYGGNGFRYVPTLFVQRLAGLGVAPETAHDLLRGNPARLFEAAASGG
- a CDS encoding glutamine amidotransferase; translation: MSRVLIAGESWVTQSTHIKGVDHFTTSSYVVGVEPLRKALESRGHEVVHLPAHLVPAEFPADLSGYDVVVLSDIGANSLQLAPEVFERARAGADRLAALRAWVSAGGGLLMIGGYLSFTGFEGKAAFRNTVLHEVLPVELLAEDDRVELPAGAAAAVTDPSHPALGGVSGAWPDLLGYNRVRPRAATKVLATLNEDPLVAVAEYGRGRSAVFTSDCSPHWAPTEFCEDWDGYARVFGGLVEWLAA
- a CDS encoding TenA family protein, with product MSPRSRWLLDECAGALDRALGMRFVREVGGGVIGDQAYADYLRIEEEFVETATRLHGLAVWDAPDREALERNARAVHALTTEQVDYFRAARAAWPVRSDLSGAALVQAGRLSEFALDAARSGGYAAVTTTLFAAETLYLTWCTRAHEGGAVPPGPIADWVALHARDPFRSGVAALAAQVDTLTVPGSVLAGWFTGMLDAEVAFHDAIYV
- a CDS encoding DUF6528 family protein, which codes for MLRNALTVLAGTFLGTAVLTAPAQAAVPAARLFPTPTRPGTPNSPSAPSTPGNPDSPEVPPGFVPRTDPLPAGLRASLATPARPGGKAAGLVIGGDQGSRRVVVMNARTRAWTAESAKWSWAPGVANGFGDVVAGWGLPSDVRVRAAKGKRYVLAADSKGFLGAVAYPSGRRLWATDTGVLSNPHAVELLPNGNVAAAASTGGWIRVYAASRGPHSHVHAEYRLRGGHGVLWDPRRKVLWALGDGHLVSLKVGGTAGRPTLTEHGRVALPSHGGHDLAPVYGNRDRLWVTTNHGVYHYKKSARSFTTAYRHAGSVDVPIVKAVGDHPRTKQVVLTRPSAGCATTWCTDTAEFFGGGRRAAVRTLKGAQFYKVRWFAPAYQ